The sequence CGCGGTGATGGCGAGCGTGCCGTCACCGACGGGCTCGAAGAGCATCGTCGAGCGGGACCGGCTCAACGAACGCAGCGCGTCGAGGGCCACGGGGCGCGCGTCCGCGTTGTGCTGGCTGGCCGACGCGATGGCGGCGGTGGCCGCCATCGCCTCCCGCGACTGGCGCAGCTGCACCTCGTCGGCCTTGCGGGCGGTCACGTCCTGCACGTGCGCCAGCGTGTAGGTCTCCTGCTGGGGCCCGGGCACGTGGCGCAGCGTCAGCCACACCCACCGCACCTCGCCGTCGGGGCGGATGTAGCGCTTCTCCAGCCGCGCCACCCCGTCGGTGGCGGCCTCGATCATCGCGCCCGCCCCGGCCTGGATGGCCAGGTCCTCGGGATGGGTGAAGTTCGCCGCGGAGCGGCCGAGCAAGTCGCCGGCCGGACGGCCGAGCAGGGCGCAGAGCGCGTCGTTCACCTCGACGAAGTGGCCGTGCTCGTCCGAGAGGCCGATGCCGACCGGCGAGTCCTCGAACACGCTGCGGAAGCGGTGCTCGCTGCGCTCGACCGCCTCGCTGAGGCGGACGGCGTCGGCCAGCTGGGTCGACAGGGCGCCCCGCGCGCCGGCGAGCCGGGCCGCGACCCGGTCACGGATGAGCGCGATGCCCACGCCGAGGCCGAGCGCCAGGCCCAGCTGGATCGCGTAGTGCATCGTCTGGGAAGCCGGCTCCGGGCTGGTCGCCCAGACCAGGACACCCCAGGTGGCGGTCGCGGCGGTCAGCAACGGGACGACCTGCGCGCGGTGCGGGTTGACCGCGGCGACACCGACGACGGAGAGCATCAGCACCGTCGTCTGCTCCAGTTGGCCCGTCAGGCCCATGTGGGTCAGGCTGTTGACCAGCGGCACGGCACACATCGCCAGCAGGAAGGCGTTGACCGTGCCCGCCTGCCGGGCGCGGTCCAGGCGCCGTACCTGCCACCACAGCGCCGCACACAGGACGCCGCTGGTCGTGGCGAGCAGCGTCATGGTGACGCGTGGTACGCCCTCGAGCAGCAACAGGTGCAACGGCGCGAGTGCCGCGTAGAGCACCGCCAGGGCCAGTGACCCGACGGTGACGGTGTCGACGGTCGTCGCGCTCTCGGGCGCGAACACGTCCTCACGATGCCGGTGCCAAGCCCCGGCCAACAGTGACCTCAATGGCGCGCTCCCCGTGCGCGGCTGTGCGATGGTCGCCAACGTCCCCTCCTGACGTGGTGGCGCCCCGAGTTGGCTCCCCCCCAGGAACCGCGCAACGCGACCATCATTGCACGGATGTCACGTGCTGTCGGTAACGCGGACGAAATGCTCGTGTCCGCGGGTCGCCGTGACAGGTCTCGGTGGACCTCAGAGGTCGGCGTACCAGTGGCGGTCGTCGGCGTAGCCGAAGTCGACCAGGTCGGCGCCGGCAAAGGAGTCGAAGACCTCGCCCGCCTCGCGGGTGAAGTGGCGCCGCCAGTCACCGGCCGCGCCCTGCCGGCGGAAGGCGCGGCGGTCCTCCTCGCCGGACCGGCGGCCCGCTGCGCGGGCGAAGTCGTGACGGTCGACGGCCAGTTGCACCAGGTCGCGGTCGGGCTCGGTGCCGCACGCCGCCCCGATCGCGCGGGTGACCTCTTCCACCGGGTCCGCGTGCAGCCCCTCGAAGGACACGTGGCCGACGCCGGGACGGTCCCACCAGTCGCGCACGTGCTGCTGCCACGTCACGCCGTGCGTCGTGGGGGCGACGGTCATCTGGTACTCGATGAACCGCGGCATGTTGCCGCGGACGTCGTCGGGGTCGAAGCCGGGCCCGTAGAGGTCCTCGAAGATGTCGCGCAGGCCCTGCGCGAAGCGGGGGTTCTTGTTCATCCGGGCGGCGCGGGTCCAGTAGAAGTAGAACGAGGTCATCACGTCCCGGCCGTCGCGGCGGATGTAGACCGTCGGCGGGGTGCGCTCGTCGTAGAGGTGGTGGGAGTGCACGACCGCGCGGAA comes from Nocardioides panacisoli and encodes:
- a CDS encoding sensor domain-containing diguanylate cyclase, with translation MFAPESATTVDTVTVGSLALAVLYAALAPLHLLLLEGVPRVTMTLLATTSGVLCAALWWQVRRLDRARQAGTVNAFLLAMCAVPLVNSLTHMGLTGQLEQTTVLMLSVVGVAAVNPHRAQVVPLLTAATATWGVLVWATSPEPASQTMHYAIQLGLALGLGVGIALIRDRVAARLAGARGALSTQLADAVRLSEAVERSEHRFRSVFEDSPVGIGLSDEHGHFVEVNDALCALLGRPAGDLLGRSAANFTHPEDLAIQAGAGAMIEAATDGVARLEKRYIRPDGEVRWVWLTLRHVPGPQQETYTLAHVQDVTARKADEVQLRQSREAMAATAAIASASQHNADARPVALDALRSLSRSRSTMLFEPVGDGTLAITATCGDESMLGTTVDLNEPAVTTRVFANARGTFIPGAQSDPSVNQRLLHLTSAGSVMWEPVVAEGEVLAVMVVIWDESETLVTEVERQAVTMVAAELASALMAEDMRTQLEEATVTDPLTGLLNRRGWEQQVAVLRAHSQRSRQPFTVALVDLDHFKRFNDTHGHNRGDDALAHFAARAQESLRGVDAIARWGGEEFAIALRDTDADQAAAVLDRLRVTAPGELTCSIGYCEVPAGGSADDGLVAADRALYAAKGDGRDRIHRADAPARRAAGAS
- a CDS encoding sulfotransferase domain-containing protein, encoding MTEIVGDDDRSPATLWAEEKLRRFSAAATHRILLRRGTELGMWVGCGFPKSGTNWLCELVGTSLGLPVPVDYQLPLMFRAVVHSHHLYDERTPPTVYIRRDGRDVMTSFYFYWTRAARMNKNPRFAQGLRDIFEDLYGPGFDPDDVRGNMPRFIEYQMTVAPTTHGVTWQQHVRDWWDRPGVGHVSFEGLHADPVEEVTRAIGAACGTEPDRDLVQLAVDRHDFARAAGRRSGEEDRRAFRRQGAAGDWRRHFTREAGEVFDSFAGADLVDFGYADDRHWYADL